One window from the genome of Paramisgurnus dabryanus chromosome 24, PD_genome_1.1, whole genome shotgun sequence encodes:
- the calr3a gene encoding calreticulin 3a: protein MRIAVAVCGIFAVVFGVDATVYFKEQFLDGDAWKSRWAESKHKSDYGQWKLTSGKFYGDAELDKGLQTSQDARFYALSSRFDSFSNEGKTLVIQFTVKHEQKIDCGGGYVKVFPADMDQADMHGDSQYYIMFGPDICGYSTKKVHVIFNYKGQNHLIKKDIKCKDDELTHLYTLILNPDQTYEVKIDNEKVESGSLEEDWDFLPAKKIKDPEAKKPEDWDDRAKIDDPEDTKPADWDRPENIPDPDAKKPEDWDEDMDGEWEPPMIPNPEYKGEWKPKQIDNPNYKGVWVHPEIDNPEYTADDAIYKFENIGVLGLDLWQVKSGTIFDNFLISDDVQEAEVFGRETWEVTKGPEKKMKDQQEEEERKKREEEEKSKKDDNHEEEEDDDNEEEDEPEEEEHTEEPTEEEDGEEDVPTKDEL, encoded by the exons atgcgGATCGCCGTGGCGGTGTGCGGtatttttgcagttgttttCGGTGTGGACGCAACTGTTTATTTTAAAGAACAATTTCTGGATGGAG ATGCCTGGAAAAGCAGATGGGCTGAATCCAAACACAAATCCGACTACGGCCAGTGGAAGCTCACCTCAGGAAAATTCTACGGCGATGCTGAGCTCGATAAGG GTTTGCAGACCAGTCAGGACGCCCGCTTTTACGCCCTGTCCAGTCGATTCGATTCCTTCAGTAATGAGGGGAAAACCCTGGTGATCCAGTTTACGGTGAAACACGAGCAGAAGATCGACTGCGGCGGTGGGTACGTGAAGGTCTTCCCCGCTGACATGGATCAAGCCGATATGCACGGCGACTCCCAATACTACATTATGTTCG GACCGGACATCTGTGGGTACAGTACCAAGAAAGTCCACGTCATTTTCAACTACAAAGGCCAAAACCATCTAATCAAGAAAGACATCAAATGCAAA GACGATGAACTCACGCACCTGTACACGCTGATCCTGAACCCGGACCAGACGTACGAAGTGAAGATCGACAACGAGAAAGTAGAATCTGGCTCTCTTGAGGAAGACTGGGACTTCTTGCCGGCCAAGAAGATTAAGGATCCAGAGGCCAAGAAACCTGAGGACTGGGACGATCGGGCCAAAATTGATGATCCAGAGGACACCAAACCAGCA GATTGGGATAGACCTGAAAACATTCCTGACCCTGATGCTAAGAAACCAGAAGACTGGGATGAAGATATGGATGGAGAATGGGAACCCCCAATGATCCCTAACCCAGAGTACAAG GGCGAATGGAAACCAAAGCAGATTGATAACCCGAATTACAAAGGCGTTTGGGTTCATCCAGAGATCGACAATCCTGAGTACACCGCAGATGACGCCATTTACAAATTCGAGAACATTGGAGTTCTTGGACTCGATCTTTGGCAG GTGAAATCTGGAACTATATTCGACAACTTCCTGATCTCTGACGATGTTCAAGAGGCCGAGGTATTTGGGAGAGAAACCTGGGAAGTTACGAAG GGACCAGAAAAGAAAATGAAGGACCAACAGGAAGAGGAAGAGAGGAAAAAGAGGGAGGAAGAAGAAAAGAGCAAAAAAGATGATAATcatgaagaagaagaagatgatGACAACGAGGAGGAAGATGAGCCAGAGGAGGAAGAACATACAGAAGAACCCACTGAAGAAGAGGATGGTGAGGAGGATGTGCCCACTAAAGATGAGCTGTGA